Within the Pseudomonas chlororaphis subsp. aurantiaca genome, the region GTGATCTCCAATCGCGCCGATGCCTATGGCCTGCAGCGCGCCCAGGACGCGGGGATCGATACCCGCGCCCTCGATCACAAGGCATTCGAAGGCCGCGAGGCCTTCGATGCCGCGCTGATCGAACTGATCGACGCCTTCCAGCCCAAGCTCGTGGTGCTTGCCGGATTCATGCGCATTCTCAGCGCGGATTTCGTTCGGCACTATCAGGGTCGCCTGCTCAATATCCATCCTTCGCTGCTACCCAAATACAAAGGGTTACACACTCATCAGCGAGCGCTGGAGGCCGGAGACACCGAGCACGGCTGCAGCGTGCACTTTGTGACAGAGGAACTCGATGGCGGACCACTGGTCGTACAGGCAGTGATCCCGGTAGAGTTGCACGACTCGCCGCAAAGCCTGGCGCAGCGGGTCCACGCCCAGGAACACCGGATTTACCCGATGGCCGTACGCTGGTTTGCCGAAGGTCGACTCACACTCGGCGAACAGGGTGCTTTACTGGATGGTCAGTTGCTGGCCGCCAGTGGCCACTTGATTCGTAATTAGGAGATTTTATGCGTCGCGCCCTGCTCTTCGCTTGTGCTCTGCTCGCCCTGCCTTTCGCGCAGGCTGCGGACCTTCAACCCTTCTCCGCCAGCTATACCGCCGACTGGAAACAGCTGCCGATGAGCGGTACCGCCGAACGCAGCCTGGAAAAGAAAGGCGACGGCACCTGGAAGCTGAGCTTCAAGGCTTCGATGATGATCGCCAGCCTGACTGAAGAAAGCACCCTGACGCTGGACAAGGACACCCTGCTGCCGCAGTCCTATCACTTCGAGCGCGGCGGCCTGGGCAAGGCCAAGAAGGCCGACCTGGACTTCGACTGGAACGCCAAGATGGTCACCGGTACCGATCGCGGCGATGCGGTCAAGATCCCGCTCAATCGCGGCATGGTCGACAAATCCACCTACCAGCTCGCCCTGCAGCACGATGTGGCCGCCGGCAAGAAAAGCATGAGCTATCAGGTCGTCGATGATGGCGAAGTCGACACCTACGACTTCCGCGTCCTGGGTTCGGAAAAAGTCGACACCAAGGCCGGCCAGATCGATGCGATCAAGGTCGAGCGCGTGCGCGACCCGACACAAAGCAAACGCATCACCGTCATGTGGTTCGCCAAGGACTGGGATTACCTGCTGGTTCGCCTGCAACAGGTCGAAACCGACGGCAAGGAGTACAACATCATGCTCCTGAACGGCACCGTCAACGGCAAGACCGTCAAAGGCAGCTAAGCCGCACGACAATAAAAAAGCCCCGCCGATGCGGGGCTTTTTTTCGCCTGGTGTTTCTATTTGGCCGCTCAAGCACAGCCCTCCTGGCGACCCGGCAGGCTCGCTCGCCGAGCAAAAAATGCCCGGCACAACAGCCGCCCAACATGAAACTTTTGTCATGAAACTCCGGCCCCTGCGACCGAATGCCACAATTTCCGCGGCCTGCGGGACTGTTTCGAAATCTGCAAAAGATTGTTGCATTTGAAAGCAATTTACTTAGCCAGCTAACAAAATATATAACGAAGTCCTGCACACGCCTTGCTGCAGATCAATAGAGATTGGAGCTAGCAGATGACTGTAAAAGTAACTGAACGCGACGATTCACACATGTCCCATGAAGGCGTAGCCGCAGGTGTACGGATCTGGGACGTGCATCAACAAGACTTGCTGGTGGGAATGTTTCATTCCGAGAGCGATGCCCATGATTACAAGGCCGAACTGGAGAAGCTGGAGCAGAACCGCGCACCGCAAAGCTCCTGACCTCACACTGACTGCCGCGGCTGCCGCCACGCATCGGTAGCCGCTTCAGAAACAACAAACCCCGCTCATGGCGGGGTTTGTTGTTTCTGCGGGTTTACCACATCAGATCGTCAGGGATCTGGTAGGCCGCGTATGGATCGTCCTCGTCCGGCGCCTCGGTCGGCGTGTTGAGCTGAACGATGCGCCGTGGATCGCGCTCCTGGATCTTCAGCGCGGCTTCCCGTGGGATGACTTCATAACCGCCGGCATGATGCACGATGGCCAGCGAGCCGCTGCTCAGCTTGTTGCGCATCAGGGTGTTCACCGACAGGCGCTTGACCTTCTTGTCGTCGACGAAGTTGTAGTAGTCCTCGGTGGTCAGCTTTGGCAGGCGCGACACTTCGATCAGTTGCTTGATCTGCGCGGCACGGGCCTTCTGCTCGGCCTTCTCCTGCTGCTGGCGGTTGAGCTCCTGATCGCGTTTGACCTTCTCGGCCATGGCTTCCTGGGCCGCCCGCTGCTGGCTATCGTCCAGTTCGATCTGGCCTTTGTGGGCCAGGCGTTGCTGCTTCTGTTTCTCTTTGCTGACCTGTTTGGCCTGCTTTTGGTTGACCAGCCCTGCTTTGAGCAACTGGTCGCGAAGGGAAAGGCTCATTGGTGCTCACTCACTTAGGCAACAGCCTCAGCCACAGCTGGGCAAATTCTTTTCCTGACGTTTGGCTTCGCCCCACAAGGCGTCCAACTCTTCGAGGGTGCAATCTTCCATGGGTCGGCGGGTATCGCGCAATGCCTGCTCGATAAATCGAAAGCGCCGCTCGAACTTGGCATTGGCGCCACGCAAGGTGGTTTCCGGATCGACCTTCAGATGCCGGGCCAGGTTGACCACGGCGAACAGCAGGTCGCCCACCTCGTCGGCGATCGCCTGCGGGTCATTCTCGGACATGGCTTCGAGCACTTCATCGAGCTCTTCACGGATCTTGTCCACCACCGGCAAGGCGTCCGGCCAGTCAAAACCGACCTGGGCCGCGCGCTTTTGCAACTTGGCCGAACGAGACAGGGCCGGCAGCGCCGCGGGCACATCGTCGAGCAAGGACAATTGCAAAGGCTGCGTCGACTTCTCGGCGCGCTCCTCGGCCTTGATCTCCTCCCAACGCTGCTTGACCTGCTCTTCATCCAGCTGCGGGGTATCCAGCGGCGCGTATAGATCCCCGGTAGGGAATACATGGGGATGGCGACGGATCAGCTTGCGGGTGATGCTGTCGACCACGCCGTCGAACTCGAAACGCCCTTCCTCCCGCGCCAGCTGGCTGTAATACACCACCTGGAACAGCAGATCGCCCAACTCGCCCTGCAAATGCTCGAAATCGCCCCGCTCGATGGCATCGGCCACTTCGTAGGCTTCTTCCAGGGTGTGGGGAACGATGGTGGCGTAGGTCTGCTTGATATCCCAAGGGCAGCCGTACTGCGGATCCCGCAGCCGTGCCATCAGGTGCAACAGGTCTTCAAGGCTGTACATCGGCAACTCTCGTTAGCGCCCCCTGCGGGAGCAAGCTGACTTGCTCCCGCAGTGTCGGGCCATCTTCAAGGGGTACGGTTACGGCGGGTCTCGATGATATTCGGCAACTGGGAAATACGCCCCAGCAACCGCCCCAGCGCGTCCAGCCCCGGAATCTCGATGGTCAGGGACATCAACGCAGTGTTGTCCTCCTTGTTCGAGCGGGTATTGACCGCCAGCACGTTGATCCGCTCGTTGAGCAGCACCTGGGACACGTCACGCAGCAGACCGGAGCGGTCGTAGGCGCGAATGATGATGTCCACCGGGTAGGTCTGCACCGGCACCGGGCCCCAGCTGACCTGGATGATCCGCTCCGGCTCGCGGCCAGCCAGCTGCAGCACCGAGGCGCAGTCCTGGCGGTGAATGCTCACCCCGCGGCCCTGGGTGATGTAACCGACGATCGCATCCCCCGGCAGCGGCTGGCAGCAGCCGGCCATCTGGGTCAGCAGGTTGCCGACGCCCTGGATCTGGATGTCGCCGCGCTTGCCTGGCTTGTAGCCGGTGGCCTTGCGCGGGATCAGCTCCAGCTGTTCATTGCCGCGCTCCGGCTCCACCAGTTGCTGCGCCAGGTTGACCAGTTGCGCCAGGCGCAGGTCGCCCGCACCCAGGGCGGCAAACATGTCCTCGGCGGTTTTCATGTTGGCCTTGTCGGCCAGTTTGTCGAAATCCACCTGTGGCAGATCGAGGCGATTGAGTTCGCGCTCGAGCAGGGTCTTGCCCGCCGCCACGTTCTGATCGCGCGCCTGCAGCTTGAACCAGTGGACGATCTTCGCCCGTGCCCGCGAGGTGGTGACATACCCCAGGTTCGGGTTCAGCCAGTCGCGGCTCGGCGTGCCGTGCTTGCTGGTGATGATCTCGACCTGCTCGCCGGTCTGCAGGCTGTAGTTGAGCGGTACGATGCGCCCGTTGATCTTCGCGCCCCGGCAGTTGTGACCGATCTCGGTGTGCACCCGGTAAGCGAAGTCCAGCGGCGTCGCGCCTTTCGGCAAGTCGATGGCGTGGCCGTCGGGGGTGAAGATGTAGACCCGGTCCGGCTCGATATCCACCCGCAGTTGCTCGGCCAGGCCGCCGATATCCCCCAGCTCTTCATGCCACTCAAGCACCTGACGCAGCCAGGAGATTTTCTCTTCGTAGTGGTTGGAGCCGGATTTGACGTCGGTGCCCTTGTAGCGCCAGTGGGCGCAGACCCCCAGCTCGGCCTCTTCGTGCATAGCGTGGGTACGGATCTGCACTTCCAGGACCTTGCCCTCAGGGCCGATGACCGCCGTGTGCAGCGAGCGGTAACCGTTCTCCTTGGGGTTGGCGATGTAGTCGTCGAACTCTTTCGGAATGTGCCGCCACAGCGTGTGGACGATCCCCAGCGCGGTATAGCAGTCGCGCATTTCCGGGACCAGCACGCGCACCGCGCGCACGTCGTAGATCTGGCTGAACTCCAGGCCCTTGCGCTGCATTTTGCGCCAGATCGAATAGATGTGTTTGGCCCGGCCGCTGATGTCGGCGTCGACGCCGGTGGCCTGCAGTTCGTTCTGCAGCTGGTTCATCACATCGGAGATGAAGCGCTCACGATCAAGGCGCCGCTCGTGCAGCAACTTGGCGATCTGCTTGTACTGCTCAGGCTCCAGGTAACGGAAGGACAGATCCTCCAGCTCCCACTTGATATGACCGATACCGAGGCGATGCGCCAGCGGTGCGTAGATGTCGAAGACTTCCCGGGCAACCCGGTTGCGCTTCTCGTCGTCGGCGTTTTTCACTGCACGAATCGCGCAGGTCCGCTCGGCCAGCTTGATCAGTGCCACACGCACGTCATCGACCATCGCCACTAGCATCTTGCGCAGGTTTTCCACCTGGGCCTGGGTGCCGAGCACGAGGGATTGGCGGGGGCTCAAGCTGGCGCTGATCGCCGCCATGCGCAGCACGCCGTCGATCAGCTTGGCCACCACCGGACCGAAGCGCTGGCTGACAGCCGGCAGCGGGATCTGGCCTTCACGGACGCCACGGTAGAGTACCGCGGCCACCAGCGAGTCCTGATCCAGCTTGAGGTCGGCGAGGATCTCCGCGATCTCGAGGCCGGTGCTGAAACTCGACATATCTTCGCCGCTGAGATTCTTCGCGGCGATGTGTTGTAACTCTGCCTCACGAGCGAACTCGCAGGCTTCTTTCAAGGCTTCACGGTCCAGTGCCATGTCGACGCTGACTGCATGATCGAGCCACGCCTCGAGATTGATACTGCCGTCGGTGTTGATCGGCTGGTGCGCTCTCACCTGTACCATCTTGCTTTACCTTCCCTACGACGCACATTCAATGCGTCAAATCGCTGACCTTTACTGCCAGTATTTCCTCGCTGGGCCGGCGAGTGCTGCCTGACGGGCCAACGGATTAGACGAGCCGTCCTAGCTCGTTTCAAATAACGCCATGGCCTCGACATGTGCCGTCTGAGGAAACATATCGAGGATCCCGGCACGTTTTAACCGGTAGCCCTGCCTGACCAGTTCGACGGTGTCACGCGCCAGAGTGGCAGGGTTGCATGACACATAAACCAGGCGCTTGGCGCCCAGGCTCGCCAGCTTGCGTACCACCTCGAAAGCCCCGTCCCGAGGTGGGTCCAAGAGTACCGCAGAAAAGCCTTCGCGGGCCCACTCGGCGTCGTTCAGGGGCTGCGATAAATCGGCCTGAAAAAACCGGGTGTTATGCAAATTGTTGCTAGCGGCATTCTCCGCGGCACGCGCGACCATGGTCGCCACCCCTTCGACCGCCACCACTTCACGAACGTTCTGCGCCAGCGGCAAGGCAAAGTTGCCCAGGCCGCAAAACAGGTCCAGCACACGCTCATCGGCCTGCGGCGCCAGCCACTCCAGGGCCTGGGCCACCATCGCCTCGTTGACCCCGGCATTGACCTGGACAAAATCCCCCGGCCGATAAGCCAACTGCAGATTCCACGGCTCCAGGCGATAGCCCAGGACCTGGTCCGAGTCCATCGGTTGCGGCTCGCCTTCGCCATGCAGCCACAGCTGGGCCTCATGGAACGCGCAGAATGCCTGGAGAATCTCCCGGTCGGCCGCGGACAACGGCGCCATATGGCGCAGCAGCACGGCAATCGCCGAACCGCTGAACAACTCCACATGCCCCAGTGCCTGCGGTTTGCTCAGGCGCTGCAGCATGGCCGGCAAGCGGCTCATGATCGGTTGCAAGGGCTGTACCAGTACCGGGCATTCGTCGATGGCGACTATGTCCTGGCTGCCGGCGGCGCGAAAACCCACTTCGAGCTTTTTCGCCTTGGCGTCCCAGCGCACCGCGACCCGCGCCCGGCGTCGGTAGCCGAACTCCGGACCGCTCAAAGGTGGCGCCCACACCTCTGGCTCGACACCGGCAACCCGCGACAACTGCTCGGCGAGCATGCGCTGTTTCAGGGCAAGCTGTTCGTCATGGGGCAGATGCTGCACGCTGCAGCCGCCACAACGGCCGGCATGGGCGCAAGGCGCTGGCCGGCGCAGATCGCTGGCGCTGAATACCCGCTCGGTACGGGCTTCCACCACTTTGCCGTGGGCGCCCAGTACTCGCGCCTCGACCTCTTCGCCCGCCAGTGCACCGACGACGAACCAGGTACGCCCCTCAAGGAACGCAATGCCGCGGCCATCATTGGCCAGGCGCTCGATGGTCAGGCGCTGTTTTTTTCCAACGGGGATCTGCGCCGCCCGGCTCCCGCCCGAAGGTTGGAAGCGCAGGCCTCTGACTGGCTTAGCCATCAGTTGGGCGCATCGAAGATGCCGGTCGACAGGTAACGGTCGCCACGGTCACAGATGATCGCGACAATCACCGCGTTTTCGACTTCGCGGGACAGGCGCAACATCGCCGCCACCGCACCGCCCGAGGACACGCCGCAGAAGATGCCTTCTTCGCGGGCCAGGCGCCGGGTCACCTCTTCGGCTTCGCTCTGCGTCATGTCGACGATGCGGTCGACGCGAGTGGCCTGGTAGATCTTCGGTAGGTATTCCTGCGGCCAGCGGCG harbors:
- the purN gene encoding phosphoribosylglycinamide formyltransferase, with protein sequence MPATCDVVVLLSGTGSNLQALIDSTRADDSPVRIRAVISNRADAYGLQRAQDAGIDTRALDHKAFEGREAFDAALIELIDAFQPKLVVLAGFMRILSADFVRHYQGRLLNIHPSLLPKYKGLHTHQRALEAGDTEHGCSVHFVTEELDGGPLVVQAVIPVELHDSPQSLAQRVHAQEHRIYPMAVRWFAEGRLTLGEQGALLDGQLLAASGHLIRN
- a CDS encoding DUF3108 domain-containing protein → MRRALLFACALLALPFAQAADLQPFSASYTADWKQLPMSGTAERSLEKKGDGTWKLSFKASMMIASLTEESTLTLDKDTLLPQSYHFERGGLGKAKKADLDFDWNAKMVTGTDRGDAVKIPLNRGMVDKSTYQLALQHDVAAGKKSMSYQVVDDGEVDTYDFRVLGSEKVDTKAGQIDAIKVERVRDPTQSKRITVMWFAKDWDYLLVRLQQVETDGKEYNIMLLNGTVNGKTVKGS
- a CDS encoding DUF2058 domain-containing protein, translated to MSLSLRDQLLKAGLVNQKQAKQVSKEKQKQQRLAHKGQIELDDSQQRAAQEAMAEKVKRDQELNRQQQEKAEQKARAAQIKQLIEVSRLPKLTTEDYYNFVDDKKVKRLSVNTLMRNKLSSGSLAIVHHAGGYEVIPREAALKIQERDPRRIVQLNTPTEAPDEDDPYAAYQIPDDLMW
- the mazG gene encoding nucleoside triphosphate pyrophosphohydrolase — encoded protein: MYSLEDLLHLMARLRDPQYGCPWDIKQTYATIVPHTLEEAYEVADAIERGDFEHLQGELGDLLFQVVYYSQLAREEGRFEFDGVVDSITRKLIRRHPHVFPTGDLYAPLDTPQLDEEQVKQRWEEIKAEERAEKSTQPLQLSLLDDVPAALPALSRSAKLQKRAAQVGFDWPDALPVVDKIREELDEVLEAMSENDPQAIADEVGDLLFAVVNLARHLKVDPETTLRGANAKFERRFRFIEQALRDTRRPMEDCTLEELDALWGEAKRQEKNLPSCG
- the relA gene encoding GTP diphosphokinase, giving the protein MVQVRAHQPINTDGSINLEAWLDHAVSVDMALDREALKEACEFAREAELQHIAAKNLSGEDMSSFSTGLEIAEILADLKLDQDSLVAAVLYRGVREGQIPLPAVSQRFGPVVAKLIDGVLRMAAISASLSPRQSLVLGTQAQVENLRKMLVAMVDDVRVALIKLAERTCAIRAVKNADDEKRNRVAREVFDIYAPLAHRLGIGHIKWELEDLSFRYLEPEQYKQIAKLLHERRLDRERFISDVMNQLQNELQATGVDADISGRAKHIYSIWRKMQRKGLEFSQIYDVRAVRVLVPEMRDCYTALGIVHTLWRHIPKEFDDYIANPKENGYRSLHTAVIGPEGKVLEVQIRTHAMHEEAELGVCAHWRYKGTDVKSGSNHYEEKISWLRQVLEWHEELGDIGGLAEQLRVDIEPDRVYIFTPDGHAIDLPKGATPLDFAYRVHTEIGHNCRGAKINGRIVPLNYSLQTGEQVEIITSKHGTPSRDWLNPNLGYVTTSRARAKIVHWFKLQARDQNVAAGKTLLERELNRLDLPQVDFDKLADKANMKTAEDMFAALGAGDLRLAQLVNLAQQLVEPERGNEQLELIPRKATGYKPGKRGDIQIQGVGNLLTQMAGCCQPLPGDAIVGYITQGRGVSIHRQDCASVLQLAGREPERIIQVSWGPVPVQTYPVDIIIRAYDRSGLLRDVSQVLLNERINVLAVNTRSNKEDNTALMSLTIEIPGLDALGRLLGRISQLPNIIETRRNRTP
- the rlmD gene encoding 23S rRNA (uracil(1939)-C(5))-methyltransferase RlmD, yielding MAKPVRGLRFQPSGGSRAAQIPVGKKQRLTIERLANDGRGIAFLEGRTWFVVGALAGEEVEARVLGAHGKVVEARTERVFSASDLRRPAPCAHAGRCGGCSVQHLPHDEQLALKQRMLAEQLSRVAGVEPEVWAPPLSGPEFGYRRRARVAVRWDAKAKKLEVGFRAAGSQDIVAIDECPVLVQPLQPIMSRLPAMLQRLSKPQALGHVELFSGSAIAVLLRHMAPLSAADREILQAFCAFHEAQLWLHGEGEPQPMDSDQVLGYRLEPWNLQLAYRPGDFVQVNAGVNEAMVAQALEWLAPQADERVLDLFCGLGNFALPLAQNVREVVAVEGVATMVARAAENAASNNLHNTRFFQADLSQPLNDAEWAREGFSAVLLDPPRDGAFEVVRKLASLGAKRLVYVSCNPATLARDTVELVRQGYRLKRAGILDMFPQTAHVEAMALFETS